Genomic window (Temnothorax longispinosus isolate EJ_2023e chromosome 3, Tlon_JGU_v1, whole genome shotgun sequence):
GCCGCACTAGTTACCGTGTCATGTAGGAATGGGAAATGACGCCGGTCGCTTGCCGTCGCTTGGAATGTCGGAACTCGGAAGTAACGAGTCCGCCATGTTGATTCTCTGTCGCGCGGCATATACGACACGCGTTTTCAAGGCCTCACTCTCAGGTTAATTCATACTGTTGtacaaagttattaaattgtgtaaaatgCAATTGTTATTTCAttgaattacataataaaatactacgatatagaaaaatagtaaaataaaagtgacATTCAATTTAGAGATGTGAATAGACATGTAAATTTAAcatagattttaattatttaatatcacgTGCTAATTTTAATCGTTCAGAAACTATAAACGTTTTATATACAAGTCTTCGTGCTCGGTCACGATCTTAAACTGTCCTTCCTATTTCTAAATCGGTATTAGAATTGATATTATCATTTTGAATtgatcataattaatatttcacaaatatagGATTGAAAAGATTGTTCATGGATATTTTAACATGTagtataattctattataatttagaatttatttttcacattatataAAGAGCAAAGAGGcacgtttaaaatttttgttgcacTTTTCCATAACattgacaaaaatttgagataagcatcatttaaaaaaagaaattaataagcaTACATTTATAGggtaaattataaagatttttgcatttttatcaagaaaaaaaaacaaaaaaatatataaaatatgaaatattgatataatataaattaacagttaataaaatattaatgtatcaGTATTAGTCGTTtacaaatatgattttttcgCTTAATATGTTGTCTCAaactctttaattaaaattttgtgtatCTTATTTTCATCGTATACCTAAAACTTAAAGATATAGAGACATTATCTAAATGACACTGAATAACAGAAATGTCGTGTCCACAATTGCattgtatattgtacaaaattcatatattgaTTTCAATCAAGTAAAGCATACAGTTTTCTAGATTCAGAGTAATCCCTCCATTTCTTGCATAAATTGCATATATGCATCATCCTTCGTCTTAGGTTGAGTTGTTCTGAGCGGCTGCGCTTCCGGTAACCTTTCTGTAATCCTGGAGATATTGCTGGATTTCTTCTTATCGTCTCTCTTCACGCGCAAAGACGTCGGTAAAAATCTAGTAACGTCAGCAGCCAGATTTCTGATTTGTGGTTTTGCCTCGATAGTGGTGGTACTTTTTCCATCTTTGTCCTTTCTGTTGATTAGCTGTGGCGCAGCGGAAAGAACATTGGGTGTCTTGGGTTGTGTAGTAGTTCCAGATTGCGTTTGTATCTGAGGATTTGCTATATTCGACATATTCGACATCTGCATTTGCGGCAATGGCATTCTAGGTATACTTGGAGGTCCGGGTCTCAATATTCTCGGCATTCCAGGTGGTGGACCTAAAAGTGATCATTCATATCCTTATATTATCTCatttgtgtgtatatgtataaaacttaGATTTACAAGTcgaatttctattaaaagGTACAaactttaaagtaaaaaaaagtttaaataaataaatgcaagaaagaatttaaatatatcaccaGGTGGTAATCGGAGTCCGATACGAGGTGGGGGCGGCGGTGGCATTCTAAGGTGCAATGGCGGCGGAGGTGGTCTGTAAAGCAGAGGTGGAGGCGGTATGCCCATCGGTGGCATTGTGCTATGTTGTTGTGCGTGCTGAGCATGGGGATGAGACGAGTGTTGCCCATGACCAGAGAGATGCTCCGATGCCCCAGGCGGTTCTACCTCTTCGTCTTctcctttattattagatttattattgctAGACTTAGCATTGGGTTCGTTTTCCGTCTCGAGCAGCGACAATCGCGCATTCAGATCTTGAGCACGCTCGGTCTCCCTCTTCTTGTGGACGACTTCCATCTCTCGCATAAACTGATCAATATCTTGTCCCGCCATTGCCAACATTTTCTGCTGCAATGTAGTCGGTTTGACTTTTGCCATATCTCtgtccttctctttctccttttctatATCTTTTTGGTTGTTCTCTGACTCTTGTTTGTCTTCCTTGTCATCGGCGAATCGTATTGTTCTCGATTTTGCTGGTGGATCTTTCACCtgttgattttataaatattaaaattattttccgcttATAGCGAGACAGAGAGAACAATTGTT
Coding sequences:
- the LOC139809508 gene encoding uncharacterized protein isoform X2; translation: MGRRSINTTKSGKYMNPTDQARKEARKKELKKNKKQRQLVRAAVLKGKDPAQIIEEMEKIDQMEYNVMQPPPLNEKVLKDKRKKLKETLDRVLKMYAKDDQEKWAELKDQLIQYERRRIDLVSYFEAVRHAQQVQVDEIPLPSAANDISRMYPGSLTSQIPLPDMPQPPAHIYPPHPHYISQHHTIMNIPVPPSILKKTSAYAASSSVPTLAPNKEPPGVPPFPPPELSSDDEDTVENVKDPPAKSRTIRFADDKEDKQESENNQKDIEKEKEKDRDMAKVKPTTLQQKMLAMAGQDIDQFMREMEVVHKKRETERAQDLNARLSLLETENEPNAKSSNNKSNNKGEDEEVEPPGASEHLSGHGQHSSHPHAQHAQQHSTMPPMGIPPPPLLYRPPPPPLHLRMPPPPPPRIGLRLPPGPPPGMPRILRPGPPSIPRMPLPQMQMSNMSNIANPQIQTQSGTTTQPKTPNVLSAAPQLINRKDKDGKSTTTIEAKPQIRNLAADVTRFLPTSLRVKRDDKKKSSNISRITERLPEAQPLRTTQPKTKDDAYMQFMQEMEGLL
- the LOC139809508 gene encoding uncharacterized protein isoform X1: MGRRSINTTKSGKYMNPTDQARKEARKKELKKNKKQRQLVRAAVLKGKDPAQIIEEMEKIDQMEYNVMQPPPLNEKVLKDKRKKLKETLDRVLKMYAKDDQEKWAELKDQLIQYERRRIDLVSYFEAVRHAQQVQVDEIPLPSAANDISRMYPVNFSTGSLTSQIPLPDMPQPPAHIYPPHPHYISQHHTIMNIPVPPSILKKTSAYAASSSVPTLAPNKEPPGVPPFPPPELSSDDEDTVENVKDPPAKSRTIRFADDKEDKQESENNQKDIEKEKEKDRDMAKVKPTTLQQKMLAMAGQDIDQFMREMEVVHKKRETERAQDLNARLSLLETENEPNAKSSNNKSNNKGEDEEVEPPGASEHLSGHGQHSSHPHAQHAQQHSTMPPMGIPPPPLLYRPPPPPLHLRMPPPPPPRIGLRLPPGPPPGMPRILRPGPPSIPRMPLPQMQMSNMSNIANPQIQTQSGTTTQPKTPNVLSAAPQLINRKDKDGKSTTTIEAKPQIRNLAADVTRFLPTSLRVKRDDKKKSSNISRITERLPEAQPLRTTQPKTKDDAYMQFMQEMEGLL